A DNA window from Engystomops pustulosus chromosome 6, aEngPut4.maternal, whole genome shotgun sequence contains the following coding sequences:
- the SMARCE1 gene encoding SWI/SNF-related matrix-associated actin-dependent regulator of chromatin subfamily E member 1 isoform X1: MSKRPSYAPPPAPAPTTQMPSTPGFVGYNPYSHLAYNNYRLGGNPGSNSRASSGITIPKPPKPPDKPLMPYMRYSRKVWDQVKASNPDLKLWEIGKIIGGMWRDLTDEEKQEYLNEYEAEKIEYNESMKTYHNSPAYLAYINAKSRAEAALEEESRQRQSRLDKGEPYMSIQPAEDPDDYDDGFSMKHTAAARFQRNHRLISEILSESVVPDVRSVVTTARMQVLKRQVQSLMVHQRKLEAELLQIEDRHQEKKRKFLESTEAFNNELKRLCSLKVEVDMDKIAAEIAQAEEQARKRQEEREKEAAEQAERSQNAAAAAAAAAAAAAEEEQEATKSEEKNGEEEVAMETEDTPSLPPAEETSESQQNGEEGTSTPEDKESGQEAVDSTLDEGTSDSNTGSESNSGTVEEATTDQATEEADRKD; this comes from the exons ATGTCAA AGCGGCCGTCGTATGCCCCGCCGCCGGCCCCGGCACCCACAACA CAAATGCCCAGCACACCAGGGTTTGTGGGATACAATCCATACAGTCATCTTGCCTACAACAACTACAGGCTGGGAGGGAACCCAGGCAGCAACAGCAGG GCATCATCTGGGATCACTATCCCAAAACCTCCAAAGCCTCCAGATAAGCCACTCATGCCCTACATGCGATACAGCAGAAAG GTCTGGGACCAAGTGAAGGCTTCCAACCCTGACCTTAAGTTGTGGGAGATTGGCAAGATCATTGGTGGGATGTGGCGTGACCTAACCGATGAGGAGAAGCAAGAGTACTTGAACGAATATGAAGCTGAAAAG ATCGAGTACAATGAATCTATGAAGACATACCACAACTCGCCTGCTTATCTCGCTTACATCAATGCCAAAAGCAGAGCTGAAGCGGCTCTGGAAGAAGAAAGCCGCCAGCGCCAGTCCCGCCTCGATAAGGGAGAGCCATACATGAGCATCCAGCCAGCAGAAGATCCTGATG ACTATGACGATGGTTTCTCTATGAAGCATACAGCGGCAGCCCGCTTCCAGAGGAATCACCGTTTGATCAGTGAGATCTTGAGCGAGAGTGTGGTGCCCGATGTGAGATCTGTTGTCACCACAGCCAGAATGCAGGTCCTTAAAAGACAGGTCCAGTCCCTTATGGTTCATCAG CGTAAATTGGAGGCAGAGCTGTTACAGATTGAAGACCGTCACCAGGAAAAGAAACGAAAGTTCTTGGAAAGTACCGAAGCCTTCAACAATGAGCTTAAGAGG CTGTGCAGCCTGAAAGTGGAGGTTGACATGGATAAAATTGCAGCTGAAATAGCTCAAGCAGAAGAACAGGCTCGCAAACGTCAGGAAGAACGGGAGAAAGAGGCAGCAGAACAAGCTGAGCGCAGTCAAAATGCTGCTgcggccgctgctgctgctgcggcagctgcagcagaggaggagcaggaagcTACAAAGTCTGAAGAGaagaatggagaggaggaggtagcaatggagacgg AGGACACCCCTTCTTTACCACCAGCCGAGGAGACAAGTGAGAGCCAGCAGAATGGGGAGGAGGGGACTTCCACCCCTGAGGACAAGGAGAGTGGGCAAGAGGCTGTGGATAGCACGCTAGATGAGGGAACAAGTGACAGCAACACTGGATCTGAGAGCAACAGTGGTACAGTGGAGGAAGCCACAACAGATCAAGCAACCGAGGAAGCGGACAGGAAGGATtga
- the SMARCE1 gene encoding SWI/SNF-related matrix-associated actin-dependent regulator of chromatin subfamily E member 1 isoform X2, with the protein MSKRPSYAPPPAPAPTTASSGITIPKPPKPPDKPLMPYMRYSRKVWDQVKASNPDLKLWEIGKIIGGMWRDLTDEEKQEYLNEYEAEKIEYNESMKTYHNSPAYLAYINAKSRAEAALEEESRQRQSRLDKGEPYMSIQPAEDPDDYDDGFSMKHTAAARFQRNHRLISEILSESVVPDVRSVVTTARMQVLKRQVQSLMVHQRKLEAELLQIEDRHQEKKRKFLESTEAFNNELKRLCSLKVEVDMDKIAAEIAQAEEQARKRQEEREKEAAEQAERSQNAAAAAAAAAAAAAEEEQEATKSEEKNGEEEVAMETEDTPSLPPAEETSESQQNGEEGTSTPEDKESGQEAVDSTLDEGTSDSNTGSESNSGTVEEATTDQATEEADRKD; encoded by the exons ATGTCAA AGCGGCCGTCGTATGCCCCGCCGCCGGCCCCGGCACCCACAACA GCATCATCTGGGATCACTATCCCAAAACCTCCAAAGCCTCCAGATAAGCCACTCATGCCCTACATGCGATACAGCAGAAAG GTCTGGGACCAAGTGAAGGCTTCCAACCCTGACCTTAAGTTGTGGGAGATTGGCAAGATCATTGGTGGGATGTGGCGTGACCTAACCGATGAGGAGAAGCAAGAGTACTTGAACGAATATGAAGCTGAAAAG ATCGAGTACAATGAATCTATGAAGACATACCACAACTCGCCTGCTTATCTCGCTTACATCAATGCCAAAAGCAGAGCTGAAGCGGCTCTGGAAGAAGAAAGCCGCCAGCGCCAGTCCCGCCTCGATAAGGGAGAGCCATACATGAGCATCCAGCCAGCAGAAGATCCTGATG ACTATGACGATGGTTTCTCTATGAAGCATACAGCGGCAGCCCGCTTCCAGAGGAATCACCGTTTGATCAGTGAGATCTTGAGCGAGAGTGTGGTGCCCGATGTGAGATCTGTTGTCACCACAGCCAGAATGCAGGTCCTTAAAAGACAGGTCCAGTCCCTTATGGTTCATCAG CGTAAATTGGAGGCAGAGCTGTTACAGATTGAAGACCGTCACCAGGAAAAGAAACGAAAGTTCTTGGAAAGTACCGAAGCCTTCAACAATGAGCTTAAGAGG CTGTGCAGCCTGAAAGTGGAGGTTGACATGGATAAAATTGCAGCTGAAATAGCTCAAGCAGAAGAACAGGCTCGCAAACGTCAGGAAGAACGGGAGAAAGAGGCAGCAGAACAAGCTGAGCGCAGTCAAAATGCTGCTgcggccgctgctgctgctgcggcagctgcagcagaggaggagcaggaagcTACAAAGTCTGAAGAGaagaatggagaggaggaggtagcaatggagacgg AGGACACCCCTTCTTTACCACCAGCCGAGGAGACAAGTGAGAGCCAGCAGAATGGGGAGGAGGGGACTTCCACCCCTGAGGACAAGGAGAGTGGGCAAGAGGCTGTGGATAGCACGCTAGATGAGGGAACAAGTGACAGCAACACTGGATCTGAGAGCAACAGTGGTACAGTGGAGGAAGCCACAACAGATCAAGCAACCGAGGAAGCGGACAGGAAGGATtga